A section of the Saccharopolyspora gregorii genome encodes:
- a CDS encoding DUF3558 domain-containing protein, translated as MPSRPRFRGLPVLLLSLLLAAGCSGVAQQLPEPAPDRESADRAAALGDPRTVDPCSLVDDAALARFGEVRDAGTVSLDYCLLRVRADGGALAQVKVGELAPEDPGQSDPVVGEAEPRIAQEAPLPGHCTRRVLLGDRSVLVSADQLAGAPGVELCGMAQAGAEQAAAAIREHRVAHRNFPANSLAVLDPCRVLSTDVVRQVPGLEDAEPVAAPGGHQCQWGPDDASAPRVRLVHTAGDPPAVLHGTAVEEQIAGRRTVTSVVGGDPATPLCSAETGHLPFGPAGGGQVEVAMLVVAYPDGTGLDACEFARGLAERAWPGLPPR; from the coding sequence ATGCCGTCGCGCCCCCGCTTCCGAGGCCTGCCGGTGCTGCTGCTGTCGCTGCTGCTGGCCGCAGGGTGCAGCGGTGTCGCGCAGCAGCTCCCCGAACCCGCGCCGGACCGCGAGTCGGCCGATCGGGCGGCGGCCCTCGGCGATCCCCGCACGGTCGACCCGTGTTCGCTGGTCGACGATGCCGCGCTGGCGCGCTTCGGCGAGGTGCGCGACGCGGGCACCGTCTCGTTGGACTACTGCCTGCTGCGGGTGCGCGCGGACGGCGGTGCCCTCGCGCAGGTGAAGGTCGGCGAACTCGCGCCGGAAGACCCCGGCCAGTCGGATCCGGTGGTGGGCGAGGCCGAGCCGCGCATCGCGCAGGAGGCGCCGCTGCCGGGCCACTGCACCCGGCGGGTGCTGCTCGGCGACCGGTCGGTGCTGGTGAGCGCCGACCAGCTGGCCGGTGCTCCGGGCGTCGAGCTGTGCGGGATGGCGCAGGCGGGTGCCGAGCAGGCCGCCGCCGCCATCCGGGAACACCGGGTGGCGCACCGGAACTTCCCCGCGAACTCGCTGGCCGTGCTGGATCCGTGCCGGGTGCTGTCCACCGACGTGGTGCGGCAGGTCCCGGGCCTGGAGGACGCCGAGCCGGTGGCCGCGCCGGGCGGCCACCAGTGCCAGTGGGGGCCGGACGACGCGTCCGCGCCGCGGGTCCGGCTGGTGCACACGGCCGGTGACCCGCCTGCGGTGCTGCACGGCACGGCGGTCGAGGAGCAGATCGCGGGCCGGCGCACCGTGACCAGCGTCGTCGGTGGTGATCCGGCGACCCCGCTGTGCTCGGCGGAGACCGGGCACCTGCCGTTCGGCCCGGCCGGCGGCGGCCAGGTGGAGGTGGCGATGCTCGTCGTCGCCTACCCGGACGGAACCGGCCTGGACGCGTGCGAGTTCGCGAGGGGCCTCGCGGAGCGCGCCTGGCCCGGGCTGCCACCGCGCTAG
- a CDS encoding alpha/beta hydrolase, giving the protein MSTEIRANTVLPAKREQITLHTADELRLIGELSLPETGAPRATLVCLHPLPTHGGMMDSHLFRKAAFRLPALADLAVLRFNTRGTASEAGRSEGEFDSGGAERFDVAAALEYAEFHDLPNVWLVGWSFGTDLTLVHGLDPLVRGAVLISPPLRWSTEEHLRAWGESGKPVHALVPEFDDYLRPAEARERFAAIPQARVHGFGDTKHLWVGKAEAALDAIVDVVAPEVTTPLPRTWDGPHETRQVTIVGQ; this is encoded by the coding sequence ATGAGCACCGAGATCCGCGCCAACACCGTGCTGCCCGCGAAGCGGGAGCAGATCACCCTGCACACCGCGGACGAGCTGCGGTTGATCGGTGAGCTGTCGCTGCCGGAGACCGGCGCGCCGCGGGCCACCCTGGTGTGCCTGCACCCGCTGCCGACGCACGGCGGCATGATGGATTCGCACCTGTTCCGCAAGGCCGCGTTCCGGCTGCCCGCGCTCGCCGATCTGGCGGTGCTGCGGTTCAACACGCGCGGTACGGCCAGCGAGGCGGGTCGCAGCGAGGGCGAGTTCGACTCGGGCGGCGCGGAGCGGTTCGACGTGGCCGCCGCCCTGGAGTACGCCGAGTTCCACGACCTGCCGAACGTGTGGCTGGTCGGTTGGTCGTTCGGCACCGACCTGACCTTGGTGCACGGGCTGGATCCGCTGGTGCGCGGCGCGGTGCTGATCTCGCCGCCGCTGCGCTGGAGCACCGAGGAGCACCTGCGGGCCTGGGGCGAGTCCGGGAAGCCGGTGCACGCGCTGGTTCCGGAGTTCGACGACTACCTGCGCCCGGCGGAGGCGCGGGAACGGTTCGCGGCGATCCCGCAGGCCCGGGTGCACGGCTTCGGCGACACCAAGCACCTGTGGGTCGGCAAGGCGGAGGCCGCGCTGGACGCGATCGTGGACGTCGTCGCGCCGGAGGTCACGACGCCGCTGCCGCGCACCTGGGACGGCCCGCATGAGACCCGCCAGGTCACCATCGTCGGGCAGTGA